In Armatimonadota bacterium, a genomic segment contains:
- the ispD gene encoding 2-C-methyl-D-erythritol 4-phosphate cytidylyltransferase produces the protein MFAVDPSAPTAAILVAAGRGRRMGAVPKPFLPLGGRPVLLHALRALLEAPQVHTAVVVAPPAYLDAARAHTAPFPRVAAVVPGGEERQDSVAAGLEAVPEAEWVVVHDAARPLATPDLVRRVLAAAAETGAATAALPSRDTLKEVAGGVVCRTLDREHIWQVQTPQAFRAALLREAHARARREGLRATDDAALVEAAGGVIRVVEGEALNLKVTTPADLELAEAVVAQREGRIGLRTGIGYDAHRLVPGRPLVLGGVTIPFDRGLSGHSDADAVLHAIMDALLGAAGLPDVGHHFPPDERFRGADSRRLLAEVVSRVQAVGFLPAQVDVVVLAEEPRLAPHLPAMRAVIASLLGLEEGMVGIKATTTDGLGAIGRGEGIAAQVVATLRPVSKTA, from the coding sequence CCATCCTGGTCGCCGCCGGTCGGGGCCGGCGGATGGGCGCGGTGCCTAAACCCTTCCTCCCCCTGGGCGGACGGCCGGTGCTGTTGCACGCGTTGCGCGCGCTGCTGGAGGCTCCCCAGGTGCATACGGCCGTGGTGGTGGCGCCCCCCGCCTACCTGGATGCCGCCCGGGCGCATACGGCGCCTTTTCCCCGCGTCGCCGCAGTGGTGCCGGGGGGAGAGGAGCGGCAGGACTCCGTGGCTGCGGGGCTGGAAGCAGTGCCGGAAGCGGAGTGGGTGGTGGTCCACGACGCGGCGCGCCCCCTGGCCACTCCCGACCTGGTCCGCCGGGTCCTGGCCGCCGCCGCGGAGACAGGCGCGGCCACCGCAGCCCTGCCCTCCCGGGACACGCTGAAGGAGGTGGCCGGAGGGGTCGTCTGTCGGACCCTGGATCGGGAGCACATCTGGCAGGTGCAGACTCCTCAGGCCTTCCGGGCAGCGCTGTTGCGGGAGGCTCATGCCCGCGCCCGGCGGGAGGGGCTGCGGGCTACCGACGACGCCGCCCTGGTGGAGGCTGCAGGCGGGGTGATCCGTGTCGTGGAGGGGGAAGCGCTTAACCTGAAGGTGACCACCCCCGCGGACCTGGAGCTGGCCGAGGCGGTGGTGGCGCAGCGGGAGGGCCGCATTGGGCTCCGTACCGGGATCGGCTACGACGCGCACCGCCTGGTGCCCGGACGTCCTCTCGTCCTGGGCGGCGTCACCATCCCCTTCGATCGGGGGCTTTCCGGGCACTCCGACGCCGACGCCGTACTGCACGCCATCATGGACGCCCTGCTGGGGGCGGCCGGCCTGCCTGATGTCGGGCACCACTTCCCTCCAGACGAGCGCTTCCGCGGCGCGGACAGTCGCCGCCTGCTGGCGGAGGTGGTCTCCCGGGTCCAGGCGGTGGGGTTCCTCCCCGCGCAGGTGGACGTGGTGGTCCTGGCGGAGGAGCCCCGCCTGGCCCCGCACCTGCCGGCGATGCGGGCGGTGATCGCCTCCCTCCTGGGCCTGGAGGAGGGGATGGTGGGGATCAAGGCCACGACCACCGACGGTCTGGGGGCCATCGGCCGCGGCGAGGGAATCGCCGCACAGGTGGTCGCCACTCTCCGGCCGGTCTCCAAAACGGCATGA
- the cysS gene encoding cysteine--tRNA ligase, with the protein MLRIHNTLSRRKEPFQPLEPGLVRIYVCGPNLYGPVHVGHALSYSFFDVVRRYLEYRGYRVLHVQNFTDIEDRIIEKALRNGRTIFDIAQEYIDRFFQEMDALGVRRAHHYPRASQVIPTIIEIIAGLISRGHAYAVDGDVYYRVTSFPRYGQLSGRSLEEMQAGARVEPDPRKEHPMDFALWKAARPGEPSWPSPWGPGRPGWHIECSAMNLQYLGPQVDIHGGGQDVIFPHHENEIAQSEAYTGKTPFVRYWVHNALMKPPVGEEMHRHLGNFVSLRQALAQYEPDAIRLFFLGTHYRTPLRWTDEAVQAAARGLERLRTSLANAEDAVARSSDAAEGGLGEAAARARQAFEAAMDDDFNTPQALAALFTLAGEINKAAAAVASGRAGGRAGLWVATDALRELARVLGLALPRAGVEPSLLPELRGLLEEARSQAADLFADAGEGNAEEVIQALLAGRQRAREQRDYALADRVRARLGELGIIVEDLPGGARWRPAPRAGEPRRLR; encoded by the coding sequence ATTCTGAGGATTCACAACACCCTGAGCAGGCGGAAGGAGCCCTTTCAGCCCCTGGAGCCGGGGCTGGTGCGCATCTACGTCTGCGGGCCGAACCTCTACGGTCCGGTGCACGTGGGGCACGCCCTGAGCTACAGCTTTTTCGACGTGGTCCGCCGCTACCTGGAGTACCGCGGGTACCGGGTCCTCCACGTGCAGAACTTCACCGACATCGAGGACCGGATCATCGAGAAGGCGCTCCGGAACGGCCGGACCATCTTCGACATCGCCCAGGAATACATCGACCGCTTCTTCCAGGAGATGGACGCCCTGGGCGTGCGCCGCGCCCACCACTATCCCCGCGCCTCCCAGGTCATCCCCACCATCATCGAGATTATCGCCGGTCTCATCAGCCGCGGGCACGCCTACGCGGTGGATGGCGACGTCTACTACCGCGTCACCTCCTTCCCCCGGTACGGGCAGCTCAGCGGGCGGTCGCTGGAGGAGATGCAGGCCGGCGCCCGGGTGGAGCCCGACCCGCGCAAGGAGCACCCTATGGACTTCGCCCTGTGGAAGGCGGCGCGGCCGGGTGAGCCCTCCTGGCCCAGCCCGTGGGGTCCGGGGCGGCCGGGGTGGCACATCGAGTGCTCCGCGATGAACCTGCAGTACCTGGGGCCACAGGTAGACATCCACGGGGGAGGGCAGGACGTCATCTTCCCACACCACGAGAACGAGATCGCTCAGTCGGAGGCCTACACGGGGAAGACCCCGTTTGTGCGCTACTGGGTGCACAACGCTCTGATGAAGCCCCCCGTGGGGGAGGAGATGCACCGCCACCTGGGCAACTTCGTCTCCCTGCGCCAGGCACTGGCGCAGTACGAGCCTGATGCCATCCGCCTCTTCTTCCTGGGGACTCACTACCGCACCCCGCTGCGCTGGACCGACGAAGCGGTGCAGGCCGCGGCCCGCGGGCTGGAGCGGCTGCGCACCTCCCTGGCCAACGCGGAGGACGCCGTCGCCCGCAGCAGTGATGCGGCGGAGGGAGGCCTGGGGGAGGCCGCGGCACGGGCGCGGCAGGCGTTCGAGGCGGCCATGGACGACGACTTCAACACCCCGCAGGCTCTGGCGGCCCTCTTCACCCTGGCGGGGGAGATCAACAAGGCGGCCGCGGCGGTGGCTTCGGGGCGCGCAGGGGGGCGGGCGGGTCTGTGGGTGGCGACGGATGCCCTGCGCGAGCTGGCCCGTGTACTCGGCCTGGCGCTTCCCCGCGCGGGCGTGGAGCCCTCCCTGCTGCCGGAGCTGAGAGGTCTGCTGGAGGAGGCCCGGAGCCAGGCCGCCGACCTCTTCGCCGACGCGGGCGAAGGGAATGCTGAGGAAGTCATCCAGGCGCTGCTCGCCGGGCGGCAGCGGGCGCGGGAGCAGCGAGACTATGCCCTGGCCGACAGGGTGCGCGCTCGCCTGGGCGAGCTGGGCATCATCGTGGAGGACCTGCCCGGAGGGGCCCGGTGGCGGCCGGCCCCGCGGGCGGGGGAGCCGCGACGGCTCCGCTAG
- the rlmB gene encoding 23S rRNA (guanosine(2251)-2'-O)-methyltransferase RlmB has protein sequence MAAGPAGGGAATAPLAAMEEQIEGRRPVREALAAGRSIRKLLVARTARGSVQEIVGLARGRNVPVQEVDPRWLDRIARTPAHQGVVALAAPRPTAEVDDLLAAARARGEAPLLVLLDGIQDPQNAGAIIRVAEAAGAHGVVLPARRASGLTAAVARASAGAVEHLPVAQVTNLARTIRHLQRQGLWVAGADPGGQDLYTTELAPPLALVIGSEGRGLGRLVRESCDRLVAIPMSGRVASLNAATAAAVILFEVRRRLRERQR, from the coding sequence GTGGCGGCCGGCCCCGCGGGCGGGGGAGCCGCGACGGCTCCGCTAGCAGCCATGGAGGAGCAGATCGAGGGGCGGCGCCCGGTGCGCGAGGCTCTGGCTGCCGGGCGGTCGATCCGCAAGCTGCTGGTGGCCCGCACCGCCCGGGGGTCTGTGCAGGAGATCGTGGGACTCGCCCGCGGCCGCAACGTCCCCGTACAAGAGGTCGATCCCCGCTGGCTGGACCGCATCGCCCGGACTCCCGCGCACCAGGGTGTCGTCGCCCTGGCAGCGCCGCGTCCCACGGCGGAGGTCGATGACCTCCTGGCAGCGGCCCGCGCCCGCGGCGAGGCCCCCCTGCTGGTGCTGCTGGACGGCATCCAGGATCCCCAGAATGCCGGGGCCATCATCCGCGTGGCCGAGGCAGCCGGCGCGCACGGGGTGGTGCTCCCGGCGAGGCGGGCGAGCGGTCTCACCGCTGCGGTCGCCCGCGCCTCCGCGGGGGCGGTGGAGCACCTGCCGGTGGCGCAGGTGACGAACCTCGCCCGAACCATCAGGCACCTGCAGCGCCAGGGGCTGTGGGTTGCCGGGGCCGACCCCGGGGGGCAAGACCTCTACACGACAGAACTGGCCCCGCCGCTGGCCCTGGTCATCGGCAGCGAGGGGCGGGGCCTGGGCAGACTGGTGCGCGAGTCCTGCGACCGGCTGGTGGCCATCCCCATGAGCGGCCGCGTGGCTTCCCTGAACGCAGCGACCGCCGCTGCGGTCATCCTCTTCGAGGTCCGCCGCCGGCTGCGGGAGAGGCAGAGATGA